The sequence below is a genomic window from Candidatus Gastranaerophilales bacterium.
ATGAAAATATAGATATATTTTGCCATGATTATTATGCAGAGGATTATTACGAAAAAGAACACTCAAATTATTTGCAAAAAATTAACAGAGATACACAAATTTTGGAAAATTATCAACTGATGTATGATTTCTTGCAAAAAGAAATGAAAAATAATCCTGATATTGTTCAGTCAAGCAATAAAATATACTACAGTATAGACGACTGGCTTTCTTATTTTTTCCCTATGAGAGGATTTTTCACCAAAGACATGATTTTTCCCCTTAAGCAGCTTGAGTTCGAAGGCGAACTGCTTTATGTGCCTAATGATTACCATGCGTATATGAGTCTTCAATATCCGAATTATATGGAGATGCCTGAAGATATGAGGTTTTTGGTTCATAAACTCAACAGAAAAAAATATATTAAAAATTAATTCTATTTCCGCAGGGTGTTTTTCACCCCCAAAGAAGTGCTGTAGATTGTTATTAAAGATACACCCGTAAATACCAAACTTACACCGACCAATATACCTAAAACCCAAAGTGAAGATTCAGGCAGTGCAGCGATTATGTATACTCCCAGCCCCAGCTGTATCGCGGCTGCAAAGAAGTTTACCCACCAGTATTTAAAGATGTTTTTGACTTGAATAGCGAAAGAAAAAGAGCTTGCACTCTCCAGTATAAAATATAACGCCACCATAATTGTCAGCAGCATTAAATTCAACGCAGGGTGCATAAATAAGTAGCTGCCTATAACTATGGCAAGTATCCCTATCCCCATATCAAGAAAAACATGGTGCAGGTATTTAAAAGAGGCTACGGCGTTCACAAACTTCGCTATACCCAGGATTATAAAAATTACACTGATTAGCATAGACAATGCCAAAGTGCTGAAAACCGGCAATACCAAATCTAATATCCCCAACAATAAAAATAAAATACCTTCAATTAAAATAAAAGTTAAAACTTTTTCGCTGAAATTTTCTATTATGTTATTCATATTTTCTCCTTTTGTTCTCTTATTGATTTTAAGCGCTTATAAAATATATGGGTATATCCTCTAAGATAGGAACAAAAGAGCAGTTAATACAAAAGAAAATTGACAAAAATTGAAAAATACGCTAATTTATTACTCTGTACAGGTAATTGAGGTAGTAACCGCATGATACAATGGAGTGAAAGACTTAAATTAGGTATAGATATTTTAGATGAACAGCACAAAGAACTTTTTGTTGTAACAAACAGGTTGCTTGAAGCATTTAAAAAAAATAACGCCCAAG
It includes:
- a CDS encoding DUF308 domain-containing protein, with protein sequence MNNIIENFSEKVLTFILIEGILFLLLGILDLVLPVFSTLALSMLISVIFIILGIAKFVNAVASFKYLHHVFLDMGIGILAIVIGSYLFMHPALNLMLLTIMVALYFILESASSFSFAIQVKNIFKYWWVNFFAAAIQLGLGVYIIAALPESSLWVLGILVGVSLVFTGVSLITIYSTSLGVKNTLRK